The genomic DNA AGACTAAAAGGATGAATCACATTTACAAATACGGTGATTGGGGGTGGAAGTAAGGTATTCTAAGTAGAAGGATATTCTAAGCAGAAGGATAGTATCAAATAGCCCTTTTCCCCTCTTTCCTCCAGAATGGACTCAGATCATCACCAAGTACTTATGGGAGCAGCTACAGAAGATGGCTGAATACTACCGGCCAGGGCCTGCAGGAAGTGGGGGCTGTGGTTCCACGATAGGGCCCTTGCCCCATGATGTAGAGGTGGCAATCCGGCAGTGGGATTACAACGAGAAGCTGGCCATGTTCATGTTTCAGGTAGGGAGTAGGGCATGTTGTATGGGGCATTGGGTTGAGCATGAACTTATACTCTGCCAGCAGAGAACAGAATCTGCCTGCCACCTTGCCCCAGTTGTGGTTCTCttcatcttttcatttactttatcTGCCTCATCTGTAATAGTCCCGTGTTGAGCTACTACACTTCCCTCCCTGGTACCCATAGGATGGAATGCTGGACAGACATGAGTTCCTGACCTGGGTGCTTGAGTGTTTTGAGAAAATTCGCCCTGGAGAGGATGAATTGCTTAAACTGCTGCTGCCCCTGCTTCTCCGAGTAAGGCTTGGAattttggtgggggtgggtgggcaggGGGAGTCCAGGAAGGATTtgaggaagaataaaatattagagCAGGGTCCCCTGGGGAGAACTAGGGGCTCTGATGGTCCTGTCTTCGCAGTACTCTGGGGAATTCGTTCAGTCTGCGTACCTGTCCCGCCGCCTTGCCTATTTCTGTACACGGAGACTGGCCCTGCAGCTGGATGGTGTGAGCAGTCACTCGTCTCATGTTATATCTGCTCAGTCAACAAGCACTCTACCCACCACCCCTGCTCCTCAGCCCCCATCTAGCAGCACACCCTCGACTCCCTTTAGTGACCTGCTTATGTGCCCTCAGCACCGGCCCCTGGTTTTTGGCCTCAGCTGTATCCTGCAGGTAGGTACTAGGCAGGCCCAAGAAAGCATTGAGAGATAACTTGAGAAGAATCAGGTGCCCGTTCCAGAGAATAGGGGTAATTTCAAATTGGATATAGGAGTAGGTGCTGAGTACTTGTTTTGAGGTAGTTGTTTCTTGGTAATGGGGTATTAGTTCCCTTTGGGGGTTTTGACCAGCCTCTCTCGCTCCCTTCCAGGGCTAAATAGTGGGCCCAACGCCTTTTAGGAAAGTGGGTGAAGGGAGGGGATCAGGGGTAGAGTGATCTGGGTCTTGGGGACCCAGTCAGAAAACTTTGGATCTGAAATCTACGGGTTGGGTCTTAGCATGGGATTCCAGAGAGGCAGCCATGGTGAATGAGTTGGACTTAGCTGTTTCTGTCTGGCAGACCATCCTCCTGTGTTGTCCTAGTGCCTTGGTTTGGCACTACTCACTGACTGATAGCAGAATTAAGACCGGCTCACCACTTGACCACTTGCCTATTGCCCCCTCCAACCTGCCCATGCCAGAGGGTAACAGTGCCTTCACTCAGCAGGTATGTCTGACCACTAGTCTGGTACTCTCAGATTGGGGTATGAggctaaattattttctctttcagaaataGTGATTTGGAGTCTGGTACTATTCTTCTAGCCTGGGACTCTGGCCTTTTGTACGCCTTGGTACATCCTTAATAGCCTTCCTTTTGAATATCGCAGGTCCGTGCAAAGTTGCGGGAGATCGAGCAGCAGATCAAGGAGCGGGGACAGGCAGTTGAAGTTCGCTGGTCCTTTGATAAGTGCCAGGAAGCTACTGCAGGTATGTGTCAGAAAACAGATAACAGGAAGTATGTTTGAGGAAAGGATCGGAGATAGTAAGGACATGTAGATCTGAGAGCCAGAATGCACCAGGCCTCTGGTTCAGTCCCCTTTACCTCGTTTCCTCCTTAGGCTTCACCATTGGACGGGTACTGCATACTTTGGAAGTGCTGGATAGCCATAGTTTTGAGCGCTCTGACTTCAGCAACTCTCTTGACTCCCTTTGTAACCGAATCTTTGGATTGGGGCCTAGCAAGGATGGGCATGAGGTAAGCAAGAAGCAGAATAGAAGGAGCAAAAAACATCGCAAGGTCAATAACATGTATGAGGGTAAGTCATGGTGAGGCACTGTAACCAGAGCATTTCTGCAGAAATGGTCTCACTGGGTCCAGGATGTTTTATGATGGGGCACAGTCTTTAGGAAATTGGAACTCAGTTCTTTGTCCCTACCCCTACCTTACTCCTCCCTGTCTTCCTTTGGTCTCCAGATCTCCTCAGATGATGATGCTGTGGTGTCATTGCTATGCGAATGGGCTGTCAGCTGCAAGCGTTCTGGTCGGCATCGTGCTATGGTGGTAGCCAAGCTCCTCGAGAAGAGACAGGCAGAGATTGAGGCTGAGGTTAGAGGGCAGAGATAGGAGAACAAGACTGGCCAGTGGCAAGAAATTTAACTGGGGTTGGAGACTGAGAGATTGAGGTGGTAGAGGGACCAGAGTTGAAGGTACGAGAACAGAGTAAAGAAGTGGAAGAGAACCTAAAGGCGAAGTTAGGATGTGAGGCAAAAGTAGAGAGGAGCGGATTGTTGTCAAAGTTAGAGATGACATCAAGGCTTCAGTTAGGAGGCGGGAAAGAAAATGGAGGTCAGCGGGGGAGTGAAGGTGAAAAGCGTGGGGTAGAGGTCAAGCAGGTGATAGTTTAAGGCTTACACATTGAGGAGTGAGGAAGCAGGTAAAAGTCAGTTCTACAATTTGTTCTGTCATCTTGCAGCGTTGTGGAGAATCAGAAGCAGCAGATGAGAAAGGTTCCATCGCCTCTGGCTCCCTTTCTGCTCCCAGTGCTCCCATCTTCCAGGATGTCCTCCTGCAGTTTCTGGATACACAGGCTCCCATGCTGAGTACGGAACCCTGCCACCCTCTAGTTACATCTGTCTAGACTCAGTTAGCCACAACTGTCATTAGAAATCATAATTCATGGCCCTttggtctgtatttctctcttggGCTCTATGCAGAATGACTTTTAGATGGAGTTCTAATTATTCTCTTTAACTGACCATCTTACATttaaacagaatagagaaatacAGAGAAGGATAAAAACAAGAGCTTGTGATTGAAGCATTTTCACTGCATAAATTGCAGCAAAGTTGATACATTCCTTTCTGAGATGGTGTGTGGGGCAACCAACCACACTTTGTCCCTCGATgtttctgagatttttatttgGCCACTCCTGTTTTTGCCTTAGGTGTGTTCTCTCTTTTGGCCCACGTTTTTGTGTTCTCCTAACTCATCTTTCCTCATTCCCTTCCTCCAGCGGACCCCCGAAGTGAGAGTGAGCGGGTGGAATTCTTTAACTTAGTACTGCTGTTCTGTGAACTGATTCGACATGATGTTTTCTCCCACAACATGTATACTTGCACTCTCATCTCCCGAGGGGACCTTGCCTTTGGAGCCCCTGGTCCCCGGCCTCCCTCCCCCTTTGATGATCCTGCCGATGACCCAGAGCGCAAGGAGGctgaaggcagcagcagcagcaagctgGAAGTGAGTGGGCTTTTCCCTGCCATAGGTCGTTTCTTCTGACATTTCCATCTTCATGGCCCCCAGAGGCCTCTGAGAGCCTCTtttgcctgggggtggggggtagtaTTTTCTTAGGACTTGGTGATTGAGCAAGCACTCTCACATCGGTTGTTGCATCGACTCCTCCCATCAGCCCCGTGAGGTACTCTTATCACTATTTTTAAGCTGAAGGAAGTGGAGGCCTATACTGGTTAAGTGATTGCATGAGGCTTGACTCCAGATCCTGTGCTTTCCCCAATCTGGTCTTCTCTCCAATTCCCTCATGAAGTTTTCTAGATGGTGGGAGCCACTCCCTAAGGGTTAAAGCAACTTCGCATATGTTCTATGTCCTCAGGATCCAGGGCTCTCAGAATCTATGGACATTGACCCTGGTTCCAGTGTGCTCTTTGAGGATATGGAGAAGCCTGATTTTTCAGTAAGTTCAATCCTGAGCGTGGCGGAATCTGGCTCCTTGGATCTTCCATTATTTCTGCTTTTGGCATTTCGTTATGCCCTCTCAtcccctttccttcttctcaTGTTCTGCCTTCTTACCTTTCTCTCAGTTGTTTTCCCCCACTATGCCCTGTGAAGGGAAGGGCAGTCCATCCCCTGAGAAGCCAGATGTTGAGAAGGAGGTGAAGCCTCCACCCAAGGAGAAGATCGAAGGGACCCTTGGGGTTCTTTACGACCAGCCCCGACATGTGCAGTATGCCACCCACTTTCCCATCCCCCAGGTACTCTTCCCCAGCACGTTGTGATGATCTGTTTTGAACCCAGATTTCTGTCCAAGGAATTTCCTGAGGGGTTGGAGCTGTTCCTGAGGATGTCAGTTGGGAAAGGAAAGGGGCTTGAGCATGTGAATGCTGAGGGATGTGGAGCATGATTTCAAGAGGCGGGAAGGAGATGAGTGCTGGAGTCTGACGGTGCTGCTGGGATGCAGGAGGAGTCATGCAGCCATGAGTGCAACCAGCGGTTGGTCGTACTGTTTGGGGTGGGAAAGCAGCGAGATGATGCCCGCCATGCCATCAAGAAAATCACCAAGGATATCCTGAAGGTTCTGAACCGCAAGGGGACAGCAGAAACTGGTGGGTTTTAGGCTCCTTAAACAGATCTCCCCCAGAGAGTGCCCTAGTCAGTCTTCCCTTCCCCAGCATAGGGAACTCCCCAGTCATGTCCCAATGTCCTGTCTCTTGGAGTCTCCTGAGAGCTCTAGTCCTTTTGAAACTTCCCCCCTCATTCCCCCCCTCTACAGACCAGCTTGCTCCTATTGTGCCTCTGAATCCTGGAGACCTGACATTCTTAGGTACCTCACAGTAAGCCCCAtactgccctccctccctctcccttccctccctcaacCTAGCACCTCCCTGTACATATTCCTCTAAGGTCCACATAGTCTGTGGTCCTCTAAACCTTTGTTTCACTGTCCCTTTCCCTtcatccctcccccatcccttccTTGACCCTCCCTTCCCGgcttccctcttctttccctccctccctccctccttccctgtctccctccctccctccctcccaccctcccataGCCTTCTCTCtatcccctcctccccacccctagTCAACTAGTTATCTTCCCTGTCTTGACTGATCCCTTTCAAATGTCCCCTCAGGTGGGGAGGATGGGCAGAAGCGGCGACGCAACCGGCCTGAAGCCTTCCCCACTGCTGAAGATATCTTTGCTAAGTTCCAGCACCTTTCACATTATGACCAACACCAGGTCACGGCTCAGGTGTGGGCCTAAGCCCAGCCCCTTTCCCACATTCTGGCCTCctgtcctgttttcttttcttccctatcTTCTCCCCGCTAGGCAGGCTAAGCCTCCTGGTCTCATCCCCCTCCATTGTCATCCTTTCCTGCTTCCCTggttcttccttcctctctccactCCCGTCTCACTCCTACTGCCCTTATCAGGTCTCTCGGAATGTTCTGGAGCAGATCACGAGCTTTGCCCTTGGCATGTCATACCACTTGCCTCTGGTGCAGCATGTGCAGTTCATCTTTGACCTCATGGAATATTCACTCAGCATCAGTGGCCTCATCGACTTTGCCATTCaggtggggaagttggggagatgAGGGTGGAGGAAGGAGTTCATGCCATGTAGGGGCTACAGAGGGTCATAAGGACAGGGGTAGAGGCTCCAGCCAGTTTCCCAGGCTATTTGGAGGGGGAGAACAACTAGCACGGGGGGAGTGGAACATGAGCTAAGGCTGCAGGAATAGAGACTTAAGTGCTCCCTGGGGAGGCCAAGAGGCAGATGAGAGCATTGGGGAGATCATCCTTCCACTGTGGAGTTCATAGAACTGTATCCTGGTTGCTGATTAGAGGTGTTGTTGATAGAATAAAGGACTGTGGCATAGGGTAACAGGCCCTTCTATCCTGAGGTGGCTCCAGCAGGAAGGGGCTCAGGCCCGGCCTTGCCGGCGTCCCTACAAGAAGGTGGGTTCTATGTAACATGAGGGACCTCTGCATTTCTCACCCCCGTTCACTCTGCTAGCTGCTGAATGAACTGAGTGTAGTCGAGGCTGAGCTGCTTCTCAAATCCTCGGATCTGGTGGGCAGCTACACTACCAGCCTGTGCCTGTGCATTGTGGCTGTCCTGCGGCACTATCatgcctgcctcatcctcaaCCAGGACCAGATGGCACAGGTCTTTGAGGGGTAAGCAGGGCTTCGGAATGACTGAAACACACAAGGCTCTGGCAAATGCCGGTGGAAGTGGCCTAGGAAGAGCATGCACTTCCTCCCACTCTGGGGAAGTGCCTGCTGCTCAGGTGGGAAAGGAATGGTATTTTTTCCCAGACGCTTGAATCTGTTTCAGGGGGCCCACATACCGTCTGCTGACCCTCCCAACCTTGCTTCTTCATGCAGGCTGTGTGGTGTCGTGAAGCATGGGATGAACCGGTCCGATGGTTCCTCTGCAGAGCGCTGTATCCTTGCTTATCTCTATGATTTGTACACCTCCTGTAGCCatttaaagaacaaatttggGGAGCTCTTCAGGTAAGAGAGGTGGAAGGTAAGGGGTAGCGAGTAGGACCTACTCCCTTTTTCCCATGACCACCCAACTCAGAAGGAGAGCATGGCCCGGGACCCTGCTGCCTGTTCAGGGTCATTTATGGACTGTGTCCTGCACGTACTGTTATGTTACTGAGAATGGGCCCTCTTCCTCAGCAGGCTTGCCCCCCCATCTCTGTGGGGCccaccctcttccctctcttcctcgtTGCCTTCAGCGGCCCTTGTTCCTTATTCCCATGTGGTTCCTTTCCCGCCCAATCTGTTTTGTCCTATCTCCCTTTTCTTGTCCCAAGATCCTTCAtccctcactttcttcttttttcttttctcccctttcctaACCATCCCTCAACCTCAGCAGACCTTCTTCAACACTACTGTTTCCTTTCCTCCATCCCTGCAGTGACTTTTGCTCAAAGGTGAAGAACACTATCTACTGCAACGTGGAGCCATCGGAATCAAATATGCGCTGGGCACCCGAGTTCATGATTGACACTCTAGAGAACCCTGCAGCTCACACTTTCACCTACACGGGGCTAGGCAAGAGTCTTAGTGAGAACCCTGCTAACCGCTACAGCTTTGTCTGCAATGCCCTTATGCACGTCTGTGTGGGGCACCATGATCCCGATAGGTATGGGGCATACCGAGTGAGCAAGGGCACCATGCCCCCACCTGAGATAGGGAGGGCTGAGGTACCCGGGAGGTACTACAACCTTGATTTACTGGGGCAGAGATGAGAAGTTAATGGGTCTGAGGTTTTGTGGAGCAAGGTTTTTCCTGAGGGCATTTGTACTTTTCCCTAGGGTGAATGACATCGCAATCCTGTGTGCAGAGCTGACCGGCTATTGCAAGTCACTGAGTGCAGAATGGCTAGGAGTGCTTAAGGCCTTGTGCTGCTCCTCTAACAACGGCACTTGTGGTTTCAACGACCTCCTTTGCAATGTCGATGTGAGACTTGGGGTGGGGTCTTGCTAGTGGGGCAGTGACCAGGGCAGGGGTCTGGTCATGATCCCCTGACCAGGGACAGAGTTCCATAGAGTGGAGGCACACGGCTTTGAGTGGGTGCCTCTCTCTACACTGAGTCGTGTTGTCTGTCTGCTTTTTCCTCCAGGTCAGTGACCTGTCTTTTCATGATTCGTTGGCTACTTTTGTTGCCATCCTCATCGCTCGGCAGTGTTTGCTCCTGGAGGATCTGATTCGCTGTGCTGCCATCCCTTCACTCCTTAATGCTGGTGAACTACCAATCTGTAACCCCTAGCATTTCTAGGCCTCAAATTTCCATACATACTAGACGGCCATCCTCTCATTGTTCACTGTGGGAGACCTTGCAGCAGCTCCCTGGCCTTCCCAAGAAGGCCAGTGCTTTGGTATGCTGAAGGCTAGAAGGAACCTGTTTTTTTAAACCCTGGATTTGCAGCCCTGACCTTTCCAAGTTCTGACCCTTCAGCTGCGTAACAGTTCTCTGCTCTACCTCGCCTTCACTGTTATCTTGCTTTTTCGCCTTTCACTTTACCTCATCTTCTCTCCTATGCCCTTGCCATACACTTGCATGCatgcaggcatgcacacacataaacccACATGCAGTTCAGCTTCATCCGTCCCAGATctgttttgtcttccttttagCTTGTAGTGAACAGGACTCTGAACCAGGTGCCAGACTTACCTGCCGCATCCTCCTTCACCTTTTCAAGACACCACAGCTCAATCCTTGCCAGTCTGATGGAAGTAAGTAACCCTGATCTGAACCAGCCAACAGTAGAAAGTGTGGCTCCCTTGCCCCTGTGGATTCTGCTTCTGCTTCCCCTGACTTCATCGCCTTCCCCAGACAAGCCTACAGTAGGAATCCGCTCCTCCTGTGACCGCCACCTGCTGGCTGCCTCCCAGAACCGCATCGTGGATGGAGCTGTGTTTGCTGTTCTCAAGGCTGTGTTTGTACTTGGTATGGGGGTAGGAAGGGAGTGGTGCCAGAAGTGTGTATAGGGTGGAGTGCCAGCTAAACTACAAGGGACAGTCTTTCTCCCTCCTGAAGGTGGTCTCTCTGACCTTttggaaggaggggagggaaagaagtaTATTTCTGTCCCATAGGGCAGGATTTGGGGTGTTTCTGCCTCTGTGGGCCCAGGGTGGGTCTCCACACAGTGTTCCAATCTCACTCTGCCCTCCCTATCTCCCACCCGTGAACCACAGGGGATGCAGAACTGAAGGGTTCGGGCTTCACTGTGACAGGAGGAACAGAAGAACTtccagaggaggagggaggaggtggcagtggcGGTCGGAGGCAGGGTGGCCGCAACATCTCTGTGGAGACAGCCAGTCTGGATGTCTATGCCAAGTACGTGCTGCGCAGCATCTGCCAACAGGTCAGTCTCACCTTCCTCCCACACCTCCTAAATGCCTCTGTGTAATATAGTCCTGTTTCCAGCCCGTGATCACACCACCTCCCTACTATACATTGTGTCCCTTACCAATTCCAGCCCATCCCCCATACTGCTAACCCCCTCACCGGTTGCTCCCAGTCCCTGATTGTCAGCTTTCTCAGGAATGGGTAGGAGAACGTTGCCTTAAGTCACTGTGTGAGGACAGCAATGACCTGCAAGACCCAGTGTTGAGTAGTGCCCAGGCACAGCGCCTCATGCAGCTCATCTGCTACCCACATCGACTCCTGGACAATGAGGATGGGGAAAACCCCCAGCGACAGCGCATAAAGCGCATTCTCCAGGTAGACCAAGGCCATGGGGGCCGTGGAGGAAGCAATGGGCCCAATCTGGGGAGAAACAATAGgaaccttgagaaaaggagagggagagttAAGTAGAGAGGAAGACGAACAAGGAtgtaggggaggggaggagtaGTGAGAGAAACAGCTCCAGCATGGGCTGAGGAGTAAGTCCAATATGGTCTAGACTCCAGAGTGAGAGTGTTATGTGAGGGCACAGCTATCTGGAGTGAATCTAGCTTATCAGTGGGAAGCATAGCATTTGGGGGGCCTAGGTGTGGGCCTTGTATATTTGGCATTTTGGCCATGGCTCAGGAACTGAATAGTAGTAGCTACTAATTGCTGAGCACATgctttgtgccaggtactgtgctaggcacttgCACACATTTCCTCACTTAATCTTTATGACCTATGAAGTAGGTGAGTGTCCCTGTTtgactgatgaggaaactgaggcttgaagaggttaagtaacttgtccaaggtcacatagctgatAGGTTTAGAGTCAGTATTTGAGCCCAGACATGTCTGTGCACTTTCCACTTCACATTGCCCCACATCTTCAGATGACTGGAGAGTAGCAAAATAAAGCTGTTGAGGAAAAGCTGAAGGAATAAGGTCTCCAACCCAGAACAGATAGGGCTGAAGAGAGATTAGCTAACAGTGGCCTTCTAGTCTCTACAGGACTTTGAGAGATTGTCTTATAAAGGTCCTGTCAGGGACTTTCAGCAGCTGGTGTAAAACGAGAGGAGTAGGCTTCAACTTAAACATCAAGGGTTTCAAGGTTAAGCATTAAGCAGAACTTCCTGATATAAAGGGATGGGAAAGATGTGAAATCTTTTCtgaaccattttaaaaattggaaagattTTCAACTAGTTTGGACTATTTTCatgtattctctcttttttttttttttttttttttttttttgagacgagtcttgttcttgtcgcccaggctggagtgcagtggcacaatctcagctcactgcaacctccatctcccaggtgcaagtgattctcctgcctcagcctcctgagtaactgggattacaggcacctgccaccatgcctggctaatttttttatttttgatagagatggggtttcaccatgttggccaggctggtcttgaactcctgacctcaggcaatccacccacctcagcctccctaaatgtaGTTGTTCTTAAAGATGGGGACATAGAGGGGTCTCTCAGACCTCCAGGAGTCTTTGATTCAATGTTGCGGGAGATCGGGAATTGACCTCAGGTTGGTGGGTAGCTGGGGGTAACAGATGATGACTAGTCTGGATGTGGGGCTTCTATCACAGAACTTGGACCAGTGGACCATGCGCCAGTCTTCCTTGGAGCTGCAGCTCATGATCAAGCAGACCCCCAACAATGTAAGTAGTACCTGGACCCTCCCTTTCCTGTGCTCATATTCAACTCCTTGTGTCGGGGAGGCAGTCCACCACAGAACCTAGATCTTACCCTTGGGCTCTTGAGCTGAGAGATAAGAGGGGATGGGAAAATGGTGAACAAGTGGAGCTGTTGATAAGGGAAATGGGTTGGGAGTGTTGGAGCTCTGAGCTGTGGGGAaacttggtggtggtggtagagcCTGTTTCTGTGGCCACAGATGTAAGGATATATGTAAAGGAGAAGACAGTGAGGAATTAGAGAAATACGGAGGTACTAGACGGCATGATTCCCAACAGATTTGGGTTCCTACCTCCCCATCAACCTCCACCAGTGCTATCCTCCCTCATCTCCCATCTCTCCTACCATCCGCTTTCCTTCACCCCGAGCTACCTATTTTAGCACTTCTGTGCCTTTCATCCTCCCCAGGAGATGAACTCCCTCTTGGAGAACATCGCTAAGGCCACAATCGAGGTTTTCCAACAGTCAGCAGAGACAGGGTCATCTGGAAACACTGCAAGCAACATGCCCAGCAGCAGCAAGACCAAGCCTGTGCTCAGGTCAGATAGAAACATGTTGGGGCCCGTCCCCTTAGAAGTTTCTCTGCTGGTAGCATGAGTGATGTCAGCTGCATGGAGATGCCGGCATGTCTATGAGGGAAAGGAGAGGGCGGATTGTTCCAGCCTTGCCTGGCTCCCCTGTGACCCTGTGTCCGCTGTCTGTTCTCCAGCTCTCTAGAGCGCTCTGGTGTATGGCTGGTGGCCCCTCTCATTGCTAAACTGCCCACCTCAGTCCAGGGACATGTGTTAAAGGCTGCTGGGGAGGAATTGGAGAAGGGTCAGCACCTGGGTTCCTCTTCACGCAAAGAACGTGATCGACAAAAGCAGAAGAGGTAAAGGGGCTTAGGGAGTGGGCCAAGATAGAGGAGTagaaaggagaggaggcaggCCCAGGGAGGAGTAAAACTGGGATGGAGGAGAAGCATAATAGGAAAGTGGAAAATCAGAGGATAAAAGTGGGTATGGCTGAGCAAGTGGCTATATCTTGAGAGTAGAGTCTGGGGCTTGGAGGAATGAGGTTGGAAGTTGCCTGACTCCCAACCCACagtcttctcccctccccttctttcctcttctcttttctcctcctgtcTCTAGTATGTCCCTGTTGAGCCAGCAGCCCTTCTTATCGCTGGTGCTGACATGTCTGAAAGGGCAGGATGAACAACGCGAGGGACTCCTTACCTCCCTCTACAGCCAGGTGCACCAGGTACAGATCTCTGGGCCATGGAGGTGggcaggagggtggggaaggatgcACCTAAGGGGCTATTCTGTACTTGGAAACTGCAGTACTTTCTGATAAACATATTGGCTGCTTTGGGATGGAAGCACAAAGATCCCTGAACTgcatgttttatttgtttctattctAGATTGTGAATAATTGGCGAGATGACCAGTACTTAGATGATTGCAAACCAAAGCAGCTCATGCATGAGGCACTCAAACTTCGGCTCAACCTGGTGAGAAGGCCAGCtagggagaagaaggaagagggtaGGACTGGAAATGTGGAATACGAAAGCCTCAGGTTGTAGAGAACAGAGGTGAGGATAGAGGCTCCAGGCTccaggttattttttatttttatttttttggagacggagtctcactctgtcacccaagctggagtacaggggcgccatctcagctcactgcaacctccacctcccggattcaagcgattcttgtgcctcagcctcccgagtagctgggattacaggcatgtgccaccacgcccagctattttttgtatatttagtagagacggggtttcaccgtgctggccaggctggtcttgaactactgacttcaggtgatccacccacctcggcctcccaaagtgctgggattataggcgtgagccaccgtgcccagcctgagtcTTGAAGTAATTAACCCTGTGCTCCGAAGGGATGCAGGGACTGAAAGTGGTTAAGGGGGCTGGATCACTGTGGTCATGGTCCAATAGGTTATGTACCCTGGATCCTTGCAGGGACTCTGCCTCAGTATCCTAGATTCTGACTGGGCCCTAGAAGCACTGGAAACCCATAGTGGAATATTGAATGGAATCCTGGAAATCATTCAGTCCAACTCCCATCACTTTCTAAGTATggaaacagagacccagagatgTCAAGAATTCCCTCATTGTTTTGAGGTCATATAGCAAAGCATAGGTTCAACTTGAGCATGAACTCAGGCATCCCAACTCAGATTCGAACTAAGCTTCCCTTACACGCTGGCCTTTGTCCCTGAGCCATCTGACTGACTTGTTGTGGCCTTGGCAGGTGGGGGGCATGTTTGACACGGTGCAGCGCAGCACCCAGCAGACCACAGAGTGGGCCGTGCTCCTCCTAGAGATCATCATCAGCGGCACTGTCGACATGCAGTCCAACAAGTAAAGCATCCCCACCTGCTCCCTGCAGTTTCACACCCAAGAAGGTCCCCCTACCTCCACGCCAAGTGGACCCACTGAGATTGGTGTGGCTGTTACTGTGGACTCCATGGCCCTGGGCTCCCCATATGGTTTTTGTGCTCTCCGGGTGACATATTAAGCACCTCTccctgctcatgtcctttgctgaCGCCTTTTTCTGTCTTCACCTCTTTCTTCTCTGGCTTTCTCCCTGGCTTCCTGTCTCAGTGAGCTCTTCACTACTGTGTTGGACATGCTGAGCGTGCTCATCAACGGGACACTGGCTGCAGACATGTCTAGCATCTCCCAAGGTAGCATGGAGGAAAACAAGCGTGCATACATGAACTTGGCGAAGAAGCTGCAGGTGAGCAGAGGACGCAGGGACAAGG from Saimiri boliviensis isolate mSaiBol1 chromosome X, mSaiBol1.pri, whole genome shotgun sequence includes the following:
- the MED12 gene encoding mediator of RNA polymerase II transcription subunit 12 isoform X5, with amino-acid sequence MAAFGILSYEHRPLKRPRLGPPDVYPQDPKQKEDELTALNVKQGFNNQPAVSGDEHGSAKNINFNPAKISSNFSSIIAEKLRCNTLPDTGRRKPQVNQKDNFWLVTARSQSAINTWFTDLAGTKPLTQLAKKVPIFSKKEEVFGYLAKYTVPVMRAAWLIKMTCAYYAAISETKVKKRNVVDPFTEWTQIITKYLWEQLQKMAEYYRPGPAGSGGCGSTIGPLPHDVEVAIRQWDYNEKLAMFMFQDGMLDRHEFLTWVLECFEKIRPGEDELLKLLLPLLLRYSGEFVQSAYLSRRLAYFCTRRLALQLDGVSSHSSHVISAQSTSTLPTTPAPQPPSSSTPSTPFSDLLMCPQHRPLVFGLSCILQTILLCCPSALVWHYSLTDSRIKTGSPLDHLPIAPSNLPMPEGNSAFTQQVRAKLREIEQQIKERGQAVEVRWSFDKCQEATAGFTIGRVLHTLEVLDSHSFERSDFSNSLDSLCNRIFGLGPSKDGHEISSDDDAVVSLLCEWAVSCKRSGRHRAMVVAKLLEKRQAEIEAERCGESEAADEKGSIASGSLSAPSAPIFQDVLLQFLDTQAPMLTDPRSESERVEFFNLVLLFCELIRHDVFSHNMYTCTLISRGDLAFGAPGPRPPSPFDDPADDPERKEAEGSSSSKLEDPGLSESMDIDPGSSVLFEDMEKPDFSLFSPTMPCEGKGSPSPEKPDVEKEVKPPPKEKIEGTLGVLYDQPRHVQYATHFPIPQEESCSHECNQRLVVLFGVGKQRDDARHAIKKITKDILKVLNRKGTAETDQLAPIVPLNPGDLTFLGGEDGQKRRRNRPEAFPTAEDIFAKFQHLSHYDQHQVTAQVSRNVLEQITSFALGMSYHLPLVQHVQFIFDLMEYSLSISGLIDFAIQLLNELSVVEAELLLKSSDLVGSYTTSLCLCIVAVLRHYHACLILNQDQMAQVFEGLCGVVKHGMNRSDGSSAERCILAYLYDLYTSCSHLKNKFGELFSDFCSKVKNTIYCNVEPSESNMRWAPEFMIDTLENPAAHTFTYTGLGKSLSENPANRYSFVCNALMHVCVGHHDPDRVNDIAILCAELTGYCKSLSAEWLGVLKALCCSSNNGTCGFNDLLCNVDVSDLSFHDSLATFVAILIARQCLLLEDLIRCAAIPSLLNAACSEQDSEPGARLTCRILLHLFKTPQLNPCQSDGNKPTVGIRSSCDRHLLAASQNRIVDGAVFAVLKAVFVLGDAELKGSGFTVTGGTEELPEEEGGGGSGGRRQGGRNISVETASLDVYAKYVLRSICQQEWVGERCLKSLCEDSNDLQDPVLSSAQAQRLMQLICYPHRLLDNEDGENPQRQRIKRILQNLDQWTMRQSSLELQLMIKQTPNNEMNSLLENIAKATIEVFQQSAETGSSGNTASNMPSSSKTKPVLSSLERSGVWLVAPLIAKLPTSVQGHVLKAAGEELEKGQHLGSSSRKERDRQKQKSMSLLSQQPFLSLVLTCLKGQDEQREGLLTSLYSQVHQIVNNWRDDQYLDDCKPKQLMHEALKLRLNLVGGMFDTVQRSTQQTTEWAVLLLEIIISGTVDMQSNNELFTTVLDMLSVLINGTLAADMSSISQGSMEENKRAYMNLAKKLQKELGERQSDSLEKVRQLLPLPKQTRDVITCEPQGSLIDTKGNKIAGFDSIFKKEGLQVSTKQKLSPWDLFEGLKPSAPLSWGWFGTVRVDRRVARGEEQQRLLLYHTHLRPRPRAYYLEPLPLPPEDEEPPAPTLLEPEKKAPEPPKTDKPGAAPPSTEERKKKSTKGKKRSQPATKTEDYGMGPGRSGPYGVTVPPDLLHHPNPGSITHLNYRQGSIGLYTQNQPLPAGGPRVDPYRPVRLPMQKLPTRPTYPGVLPTTMTGVMGLDPSSYKTSVYRQQQPAVPQGQRLRQQLQQSQGMLGQSSVHQMTPSSSYGLQTSQGYTPYVSHVGLQQHTGPADPTRHLQQRPSGYVHQQAPTYGHGLTSTQRFSHQTLQQTPMISTMTPMSAQGVQTGVRSTAILPEQQQQQQQQQQQQQQQQQQQQQQQQQQYHIRQQQQQQILRQQQQQQQQQQQQQQQQQQQQQQQQQHQQQQQQQAAPPQPQPQSQPQFQRQGLQQTQQQQQTAALVRQLQQQLSNTQPQPSTNIFGRY